A single Denticeps clupeoides chromosome 7, fDenClu1.1, whole genome shotgun sequence DNA region contains:
- the LOC114794298 gene encoding probable ATP-dependent RNA helicase DDX17, protein MRGGSSYGDRDRDRDRGRDRGPRFGSSRGGPSPNKKYGNPGDRLRKKKWDLDELPKFEKNFYTEHPDVQRTVQYEVEEFRRKKEITVRGSGCPKPVTSFSQAQFPQYVIDVLMQQHFKEPTAIQAQGFPLALSGRDMVGIAQTGSGKTLAYLLPAIVHINHQPYLERGDGPICLVLAPTRELAQQVQQVAYDYGKSSRIKSTCVYGGAPKGPQIRDLERGVEICIATPGRLIDFLEAGKTNLRRCTYLVLDEADRMLDMGFEPQIRKIVDQIRPDRQTLMWSATWPKEVRQLAEDFLRDYVQINVGALELSANHNILQIVDVCSENEKENKLLQLMEEIMAEKENKTIIFVETKKRCDDLTRRMRRDGWPAMCIHGDKSQPERDWVLTEFRSGKAPILIATDVASRGLDVEDVKFVINYDYPNSSEDYIHRIGRTARSTNKGTAYTFFTPGNLRQARELVRVLEEARQAINPKLLQLLDSGRGGGGGRSRFRGSGSNADNPNLMYQEECDRRMRSVGGGSKDAPGGGSSGSSSFRREGGDRSSSSYRDGRSRDGRDTYSSNSGSYNNSSGGGNGYQSYAGSNQYSSRGSSQSGGGPDQGSQFGNMANRSGNPPPPSSGPQPLMAQQFPPPQPMMGFMGQGPYQFSPPPPPPRK, encoded by the exons ATGCGGGGGGGCTCGTCGTATGGAGACCGGGACCGCGACCGGGACCGAGGTCGCGACAGGGG TCCTCGCTTTGGGTCCAGTCGGGGTGGCCCGTCTCCCAATAAGAAGTACGGGAATCCCGGCGACCGTCTTCGGAAGAAAAAGTGGGATTTAGACGAGCTGCCGAAGTTCGAGAAGAATTTTTACACGGAGCACCCCGACGTGCAGAGAACGGTCCAG tatGAAGTCGAGGAGTTCCGCAGAAAGAAAGAGATCACGGTCAGGGGCTCTGGCTGCCCGAAGCCCGTCACTAGTTTCTCTCAAGCGCAGTTTCCTC AATACGTGATTGATGTCCTGATGCAACAGCATTTCAAGGAGCCGACAGCGATCCAGGCCCAAGGCTTCCCTTTGGCCCTCAGTGGGAGGGATATGGTGGGCATTGCCCAGACTGGATCCGGCAAGACCCTTGCT TACCTTCTTCCTGCCATTGTGCACATCAACCACCAGCCTTACCTTGAGAGAGGAGATGGACCCATT tGTTTGGTCCTAGCCCCAACTCGTGAACTTGCTCAGCAAGTGCAACAAGTGGCTTATGACTACGGCAAGTCTTCACGCATAAAGAGCACTTGTGTTTATGGCGGTGCTCCTAAAGGTCCCCAGATTCGCGACCTGGAGAGAG GTGTGGAGATCTGTATAGCCACACCAGGGCGTCTCATCGACTTTCTGGAGGCAGGGAAGACCAACCTGCGGCGATGCACCTATCTTGTACTGGATGAGGCAGACCGCATGTTGGATATGGGCTTTGAGCCTCAGATCCGCAAAATAGTTGACCAGATCAGG CCTGATAGGCAGACTTTAATGTGGAGTGCCACCTGGCCCAAAGAGGTTCGGCAGCTGGCAGAGGACTTCCTGCGGGACTATGTGCAGATCAATGTCGGTGCCCTGGAGCTCAGCGCCAACCACAACATCCTGCAGATTGTGGACGTCTGTAGCGAGAACGAAAAGGAGAACAA GCTGCTCCAGCTGATGGAGGAAATAATGGCTGAGAAAGAGAACAAGACCATTATCTTTGTTGAGACCAAGAAACGCTGTGATGATCTCACGCGACGGATGAGGCGAGATGG ATGGCCTGCTATGTGCATTCATGGTGACAAGAGCCAGCCTGAGAGGGACTGGGTGCTCACAG AGTTCCGCAGTGGAAAGGCCCCCATCCTAATTGCTACTGACGTGGCATCACGTGGTTTGG ATGTGGAAGATGTAAAGTTTGTCATCAACTATGACTATCCCAATTCATCTGAGGACTACATCCATCGGATTGGCCGTACGGCCCGCAGCACAAACAAAGGAACCGCCTACACCTTCTTTACACCAGGCAACCTGAGGCAGGCCCGCGAGCTGGTGCGGGTTTTGGAAGAGGCACGGCAGGCGATCAATCCCAAATTGCTGCAGTTGCTTGATTCTGGccgtggaggtggag GTGGCAGGTCACGTTTCCGTGGTAGTGGGTCCAATGCAGACAACCCTAATTTGATGTACCAGGAAGAGTGTGACCGCCGCATGCGGTCAGTGGGTGGAGGTAGCAAGGACGCACCTGGTGGTGGGAGCTcaggcagcagcagcttcaggcGTGAAGGTGGAGATCGGTCCTCATCCTCCTACAGGGATGGTCGGAGCAGGGATGGCCGTGACACCTACAGCTCCAACTCAGGATCCTATAACAACAGCAGTGGTGGGGGAAATGGGTATCAAAGCTATGCTGGCAGCAACCAGTATAGTTCTAGAGGCAGCTCGCAGTCTGGCGGAGGACCAGACCAAGGGAGCCAGTTTGGGAATATGGCCAACAGATCAGGCAACCCACCTCCACCATCATCTGGTCCACAGCCACTCATGGCCCAGCAGTTCCCTCCTCCCCAGCCAATGATGGGCTTTATGGGACAGGGTCCCTATCAAttttcaccaccaccacctcctccaagAAAATAA